One segment of Rutidosis leptorrhynchoides isolate AG116_Rl617_1_P2 unplaced genomic scaffold, CSIRO_AGI_Rlap_v1 contig599, whole genome shotgun sequence DNA contains the following:
- the LOC139884752 gene encoding toll/interleukin-1 receptor-like protein — protein sequence MEKRQSPREKKRRIAEKEITDGASASLSVPSIPTGGGSDQYDVFLSFRGSDTRNEFTDHLYRSLISVGTVPISVFKDDNSLEIGKDFNSGILNAIMRSKISIPIISENYASSKWCLRELVRIMDYQKSTLHTVLPIFYKVLPSDVRSLNGKFGEAFHLRKKRFDKEDIQEGQRALT from the coding sequence ATGGAGAAAAGGCAAAGTCCGAGGGAGAAAAAGAGAAGGATTGCTGAGAAAGAGATTACTGATGGAGCATCTGCTTCTTTGTCCGTCCCTTCGATACCCACGGGAGGAGGTAGCGATCAATACGATGTGTTCTTGAGCTTTAGAGGCTCCGATACTCGCAACGAATTCACTGATCACCTCTACCGCAGTCTGATCAGTGTAGGGACTGTACCGATTTCTGTGTTCAAGGATGATAATAGCCTTGAAATTGGTAAGGATTTTAATTCAGGGATTCTCAATGCTATCATGCGATCTAAGATTTCAATCCCCATCATCTCTGAAAATTATGCTTCGAGCAAATGGTGCCTCCGCGAGCTAGTACGCATCATGGACTACCAGAAGAGCACGTTGCACACAGTGTTGCCCATTTTTTACAAAGTGCTACCATCAGATGTGCGGTCTCTAAATGGAAAGTTTGGGGAGGCCTTCCATTTGCGTAAGAAGCGTTTTGATAAGGAGGACATTCAGGAAGGTCAACGAGCCCTTACATAA
- the LOC139884751 gene encoding uncharacterized protein, whose protein sequence is MIGICGMGGIGKTTVAKVIYNQLSNKFERCSFLPDIRETTHSKGILELQNLLIKEILSNERGVCKVDDGISLIKSRFKGIKVLILLDDVDHRDQLYALARERDWFSTKSIIIVTTRYEAVLHQPKFEVDYKYELTELDVEHSLSLFKRHAFSMGHCLKDFEGISGDILSTMGGLPLAIKVIGSYLYGETDGKVWQDVLKKLRNEPDRDVQRTLKISYDALEPTQKEIFLDIACFLIGKNSKYASYMWEDCELFPYIGIKELKLRCLIKIGDRGEFRMHDQLRDLGRSIFYQRQPPERCLKPWLEDKALRSNMAMEVTYGSLSMESFRGWFDDWPRGNSSTCTSELFKNLPGSRFLSLCQTTISGDFNELFPELRWLQLSYIEPDIFSSAINLHLSKLVVLELSQNKLTCDWGGWSSIMVAKQLKVLNLSYSRELRYTPNLLAFTKLEILILSSCYNLKQVDPSIGKLKSLISLDFITKIPISICSLRKLEYLVIESCCLLVEIPNSIGNLFSLQQFDLEGCKSLTEIPSSIGNLSSLKQLHLSCCGSLIEIPSSIGNLFSLEQLHLSGCISLIEIPSSIGNLSSLESLDLNYCESLTEIPSSIGNLSSLKNLDLRYCKSLTEIPSSIGNLSSLEQLYIGNCESLTEIPNSIGNLSSLEQLYLGNCESLTEIPSSIGNLSSLEQLYLGNYESLTEIPSSIGNLSSLEELYLGNCKSLTEIPSSIGNLSSLEELYLGNCKSLTEIPSSIGNLSSLEQLYLKNCKSLTEIPSSIGNLSSLEQLYLRNCESLTEIPSLIGNLSSLKELDLSYCKSLTEIPSSIGNLSSLKKLDLRYCESLIEIPSSIGNLSSLKELDLGNCESLIEIPSSIGNLSSLKKLDLGNCESLTEIPSSIGNLSSLKKLDLGYCKSLTEIPSSIKNLSSLEELHLWGCKSLTEIPSSIGNLSSLEQLYLRSCKPLTELRSLIENLSSLKQIIVESRESLTEIRSLIENLSCDIQILEDFEVLILMR, encoded by the exons ATGATAGGAATATGTGGCATGGGTGGGATCGGTAAAACGACTGTCGCCAAGGTCATCTACAACCAATTGTCGAATAAATTTGAGCGTTGTAGCTTCCTTCCAGATATACGAGAAACAACTCATAGCAAAGGCATTCTTGAACTACAAAATCTACTAATTAAGGAAATACTGTCAAATGAACGTGGAGTATGTAAAGTTGATGATGGAATTAGTTTGATCAAATCTAGATTTAAAGGAATAAAGGTTCTCATTCTTCTAGATGATGTTGATCACCGAGATCAACTATATGCTTTGGCTAGAGAACGTGATTGGTTTTCGACAAAAAGCATCATCATTGTTACAACTAGATATGAAGCCGTTCTTCATCAACCTAAATTCGAGGTAGATTACAAGTATGAATTGACAGAATTAGATGTGGAACATTCTTTGTCTTTATTTAAAAGACATGCATTTTCCATGGGCCATTGTCTAAAGGATTTTGAGGGTATCTCTGGTGATATCTTGTCCACCATGGGCGGACTTCCCTTAGCTATCAAGGTCATAGGTTCATACTTGTATGGAGAAACAGATGGAAAAGTATGGCAAGATGTGCTGAAGAAATTAAGAAATGAACCGGATAGAGATGTCCAAAGGACATTGAAGATAAGTTATGATGCATTGGAACCTACACAAAAGGAGATTTTTCTGGATATTGCTTGCTTTTTAATCGGCAAAAATAGCAAATATGCTAGTTACATGTGGGAGGACTGTGAGCTTTTTCCATATATTGGAATTAAAGAGTTGAAGCTAAGGTGCTTAATAAAAATTGGAGATCGTGGTGAGTTTAGGATGCATGACCAATTGAGAGATCTTGGAAGGAGCATCTTTTACCAACGACAACCGCCTGAGAGATGTCTAAAGCCATGGCTCGAAGATAAAGCCTTGAGAAGTAATATGGCAATGGAGGTAACATATGGCTCTCTCTCAATGGAG AGTTTCAGGGGTTGGTTCGATGATTGGCCTCGTGGCAATTCCTCTACATGCACAAGTGAACTGTTTAAAAACTTACCGGGCTCAAGGTTCCTTTCATTATGCCAGACAACCATAAGTGGAGATTTTAATGAATTGTTTCCTGAATTAAGATGGCTTCAATTGTCATACATTGAACCCGATATATTTTCTTCAGCAATCAATTTGCATCTATCTAAATTAGTGGTGCTGGAATTGTCACAAAACAAGCTTACATGTGATTGGGGAGGATGGAGTTCGATCATG GTGGCAAAGCAGCTAAAAGTTCTCAACCTTTCATATAGCCGGGAGTTGAGATATACTCCTAATCTCTTGGCTTTCACAAAGTTGGAGATTCTCATCTTGTCCAGTTGTTACAATTTGAAGCAAGTTGACCCTTCTATTGGCAAACTCAAGAGCCTAATTTCTTTGGACTT CATTACAAAGATTCCTATTTCAATCTGTTCTCTGAGGAAGCTAGAGTATCTAGTTATCGAATCTTGTTGTTTATTGGTTGAAATCCCTAACTCAATTGGGAATCTTTTTTCTCTCCAACAATTTGATCTAGAGGGTTGCAAGTCATTAACAGAAATCCCTAGCTCAATTGGGAATCTTTCTTCTCTCAAACAACTTCATCTAAGTTGTTGCGGGTCATTGATAGAAATCCCTAGCTCAATTGGGAATCTTTTTTCTCTCGAACAACTTCATCTAAGTGGTTGCATTTCATTGATAGAAATCCCTAGCTCAATTGGGAATCTTTCTTCTCTCGAATCACTTGATCTAAACTATTGCGAGTCATTGACAGAAATCCCTAGCTCAATTGGAAATCTTTCTTCTCTAAAAAACCTTGATCTAAGGTATTGCAAGTCATTGACAGAAATCCCTAGCTCAATTGGGAATCTTTCTTCCCTCGAACAACTTTATATAGGGAATTGCGAGTCATTGACAGAAATCCCTAACTCAATTGGGAATCTTTCTTCTCTTGAACAACTTTATCTAGGGAATTGCGAGTCATTGACAGAAATCCCTAGCTCAATTGGGAATCTTTCTTCTCTCGAACAACTTTATCTAGGGAATTACGAGTCATTGACAGAAATCCCTAGCTCAATTGGGAATCTTTCTTC TCTCGAAGAACTTTATCTAGGGAATTGCAAGTCATTAACAGAAATCCCTAGCTCAATTGGGAATCTTTCTTCTCTTGAAGAACTTTATCTAGGGAATTGCAAGTCATTAACAGAAATCCCTAGCTCAATTGGGAATCTTTCTTCTCTTGAACAACTTTATTTAAAGAATTGCAAGTCATTGACAGAAATCCCTAGCTCAATTGGGAATCTTTCTTCTCTTGAACAACTTTATTTACGGAATTGCGAGTCATTGACAGAAATCCCTAGCTTAATTGGGAATCTTTCTTCTCTAAAAGAACTTGATCTAAGTTATTGCAAGTCATTGACAGAAATCCCTAGTTCAATTGGAAATCTTTCTTCTCTAAAAAAACTTGATCTAAGGTATTGCGAGTCATTGATAGAAATCCCTAGCTCAATTGGGAATCTTTCTTCTCTGAAAGAACTTGATCTAGGGAATTGCGAGTCATTGATAGAAATCCCTAGCTCAATTGGGAATCTTTCTTCTCTGAAAAAACTTGATCTAGGGAATTGCGAGTCATTGACAGAAATCCCTAGCTCAATTGGGAATCTTTCTTCTTTAAAAAAACTTGATCTAGGGTATTGCAAGTCATTGACAGAAATCCCTAGCTCAATTAAGAATCTTTCTTCTCTCGAAGAACTTCATTTATGGGGTTGCAAGTCATTAACAGAAATCCCTAGCTCAATTGGGAATCTTTCTTCTCTTGAACAACTTTATCTAAGGAGTTGTAAGCCATTGACAGAACTCCGTAGCTTAATTGAGAATCTTTCTTCCCTTAAACAAATTATTGTAGAGAGTCGCGAGTCATTGACAGAAATCCGTAGCTTAATTGAGAATCTTTCTTGTGACATCCAGATTTTGGAAGATTTTGAGGTTCTAATTTTGATGAGATAA